A section of the Dromaius novaehollandiae isolate bDroNov1 chromosome 6, bDroNov1.hap1, whole genome shotgun sequence genome encodes:
- the DUSP5 gene encoding dual specificity protein phosphatase 5: MKVTSLDCRQLRKLLRKEPSRCLVLDCRPYLSYSASCLRGSLNVNLNSVVMRRARGGAVPLHFVVPDAAARARLLPGAEGAAEAARLAAVVVLDQGTGHWQKLKKDSTAQIVLNALLSSLPEAGARVCFLKGGYETFNSQYPECCVDGKLISPERNETERNIASPCEPPRADHKPAYDQGGPVEILPFLYLGSAYHASKCEFLANLHITALLNVSRKSSESFKDQYCYKWIPVEDSHTADISSHFQEAIDFIDYVRRAGGKILVHCEAGISRSPTICMAYLMKTKKLRLEEAFDYIKQRRSLISPNFGFMGQLLQYESEILSSTPSPPVASCKREAVSFFAEELTIGKNFEGSCFAFPTSVLSSVPIHSPVHQLKLSPMTASSSC, translated from the exons ATGAAAGTCACGTCGCTCGACTGCCGCCAGCTGCGGAAGCTGCTGCGGAAGGAGCCCTCCCGCTGCCTGGTGCTGGACTGCCGGCCCTACCTGTCCTACTCGGCCTCCTGCCTCCGCGGCTCCCTCAACGTCAACCTCAACTCGGTGGTGATGCggcgcgcccgcggcggggccgtgccCCTGCACTTCGTGGTGCCCGACGCGGCGGCCCGCGCCCGGCTGCTGCCGGGCGCCgagggggcggcggaggcggcccgGCTGGCGGCCGTCGTGGTGCTGGACCAGGGCACGGGGCACTGGCAGAAGCTGAAGAAGGACAGCACGGCGCAGATCGTCCTCAACGCCCTGCTGTCCAGCCTGCCGGAGGCCGGCGCCAGGGTCTGCTTCCTGaaag GGGGATATGAAACCTTTAATTCGCAATATCCTGAGTGCTGCGTGGATGGAAAACTCATTTCCCCGGAGAGAAACGAAACGGAGAGGAACATCGCCAGCCCCTGCGAGCCGCCGCGCGCCGACCACAAGCCGGCGTACGACCAG GGCGGTCCGGTGGAAATCCTGCCCTTCCTCTACCTCGGCAGCGCCTACCACGCTTCCAAGTGCGAGTTCCTCGCCAACCTGCACATCACGGCCCTGCTCAACGTCTCCCGGAAAAGCTCGGAGTCCTTCAAAGACCAGTACTGCTACAAGTGGATCCCAGTGGAGGACAGCCACACAGCGGACATCAGCTCGCACTTCCAGGAGGCCATCGACTTCATCG attaTGTCAGGCGAGCAGGGGGCAAGATCCTGGTACACTGTGAAGCTGGGATTTCGCGCTCTCCCACCATCTGCATGGCGTATCTCATGAAAACGAAGAAGCTCCGTCTGGAGGAGGCCTTCGATTACATCAAGCAGCGTCGGAGTCTGATCTCGCCAAACTTTGGTTTCATGGGCCAGTTACTGCAATATGAGTCAGAGATCTTGTCTTCCACTCCCAGCCCCCCTGTTGCCTCGTGCAAAAGAGAAGCTGTGTCTTTCTTTGCAGAAGAACTGACGATAGGCAAAAACTTTGAAGGCTCGTGTTTTGCCTTTCCTACCTCAGTCTTGAGTTCTGTGCCCATCCACTCTCCCGTTCATCAGCTGAAACTTAGCCCAATGACCGCATCTTCATCCTGCTGA